TCTCAACACGGAAACAATCTGGTCATCTTCAATTTCATCAGTTTCCCTGAAACCTAAAGACTCGTATTGAGCTTTAGCAGCAGTGTTTTTGGGTTCATATGAAAGACAAATACGATTTGCTTTTCCATACCCTTTGCCTTGAAACTTTTTATCAATCAGAAATCGCCAAATACAGTAAACATCCTCATTAGTGTCTTCATCCATAGTGAATATACTCAATCGAAAATGATTTTCGACTTATGTAATCCTTAGCTGAACAATACGGTAATTTTGTAAAAATTACTAACAAAGATTTTTGCTAACAAAAATCCGGGTTGATTAAACCAAAAACCAATTTATTGCGAGTATATATTTTACCTACCAATCAATTGGCTGATAATCTTTTAAAAATTTACCACACCAGTGTTTACCGGTAATAATACCATCAAAGAACGGGTCACAAACTCTGACTGCACCATCAACGATATCCAAAGGCGGCTGAAAATCATGCATTTCCTGCTTTAAATTTGATAATTCAACAGGATCTTCATCGGTTACCAAGCCTGTATCAACGGCATTCATAAAAATACCATATTTTGCCAGATCACCTGCTGAAGTGTGAGTCAGCATATTCAGTGCCGCTTTAGCCATATTGGTATGAGGATTACGGTCAATTTTAGTGAATCGTTGAAATTTTCCTTCCATAGCTGAGACATTTACAATATGCTTTTGACCTGTATTATCCCTTTTCATCATAACGTTTCAGGAATATATGACGTTAGAAATGCGTCATTTCATTTTTCAATTTATCACAAATATCAATGATCACTGAATTTGGAACGACTTCTTCAGGTGTAGGTTTAAGATAGTGAAAAACTTTTACGCCTATAAAATCTTCATTAAATTCATCATGTTTAGGAACTACATGAAAATGGATATGTTTAAATCCATCTGCTTCGGCAAAGCAAAAGATATATTCCCTTTTTGAATCGAATATATTCTTAAGTGATTTGACCAATTTTTCTTGGATTGTTGCTAGTTCCTGAAATTCATTTGTGGAAAGATTATGCATCTCCTCACAATGTCGCTTAAGAACTATTACTGTCCAGCCTTTAAGAGAAGTTGGGTAGGCATGTTCAATAAGCCAATATTTACCTTCAAAGATTGTGTCTCCAGGGCTTATTCGTTTTATTCCATTGTTTGAATCACAACTCTTACAATTCATATAATTCCTTTTCTAATGTTGCAGATGTGTACGGGATGTGCCAAATCTTTTTTGAATTACTCCAAACTCTTCCATCAAGTCCTTTAACTATGTTTATGATAGTTTCATCATACTTAAACTTCAAAGCGACTCTCTTTTCGTCACCAATGGTTAACTCACTAACAAAAATCTTCCTCAAATCAATATCCGTTGTATCCAATGATCATTTGATTTTAATAACTATTTCACTCTTTGTCAACCAAATAAAACCAATCTTCCTCAATTTTATGAA
The sequence above is drawn from the Candidatus Delongbacteria bacterium genome and encodes:
- a CDS encoding GNAT family N-acetyltransferase, which codes for MDEDTNEDVYCIWRFLIDKKFQGKGYGKANRICLSYEPKNTAAKAQYESLGFRETDEIEDDQIVSVLRI
- a CDS encoding HIT family protein, with protein sequence MNCKSCDSNNGIKRISPGDTIFEGKYWLIEHAYPTSLKGWTVIVLKRHCEEMHNLSTNEFQELATIQEKLVKSLKNIFDSKREYIFCFAEADGFKHIHFHVVPKHDEFNEDFIGVKVFHYLKPTPEEVVPNSVIIDICDKLKNEMTHF